The stretch of DNA acctgtaatcccagcactttgagaggctgaggcgggcagattggctgaggtcaggagttcaagaccagtctggccaacatggtgaaaccctgtattcccagctacttgggaggttgaggcaggagaattgcttgaacccaggggagaggttgcagtgagccgagatcgtgctgtcgcactccagcctgggagacggagcaagactccatctcaaaaaagcaaaaaaaaaaaaaaaaaaaaaaaaaagaaactgcaaataataacagcacctacctcacagggtcaCAGCACAGCTGGGGAGGAGAGGGGTGTGGCCTCTGGGACCAGACggcctggattcaaattctaGCTCTCTCAGTTCCTCGTTGTGTGACTTCAGGCAacttacttcacctctctgtgcctcagtttccccctctatGTCACGGGCTGATAGGGTTAGAGCCTCTAGAACCAGGTCCCTCAACAGGGGTGGCACCCACGCTCCGGCTGGCTAAGTCTTTGTTGCAGGAGCTGTTGGGTGCACTGTGGGAGGCTCCTCGGCATCTTCAGCCTCCACCCAGCAGAGGTCAGTAGCATCACACGCCCCATACCCCCGACTTTCCCTGCCAATTAGAGATCCGAAAACCTCTCCAGACAGCGCAGATGCCCACTGGGGAGCACAGGTGCCCAGCTGAGAACACTGCTCAGGAACAGTGGCTTTCAACCCTGTGCATGCACCAGAATCCCTGGGAGcgcttgttaaaacacagcttttgggctgggcgtggtggctcacacctgtaatcccagcactttgggaggccgaggcaggtgaatcacccaaggtcaggagtttcagaccagcctgattaacatggtgaaaccctgtctctactaaaaatacaaaaaatcagccgggcctggtggaatgcatctctagtcccagctactcgggaggttgaggcaggagaatcgctagaacctgggaggtggaggttgcagtgagccaagatcgcgccactgcactaaagcctgggtgaccgagtgagactctgtctcaaaaaaaaaaaaaaaaaaaaaaaaaaaggaaaagaaaaagaaaacagaaaaaggccaggcgtggtggttcatgtctgtagtcccagcactttgggaggctgaggcaggaggatcgcttgagcccaggacttcaagaccagcctgggcaacatagcaggaccccatctctacaaaaattaaaaaaaataaaaattagacatgATGgagcatgcttgtagtcccagctactcaggaggctgaggtgggaggattgcttgagcccaggaggtagaggctgcaatgagccaagattgcaccactgcactccagcctgggcagcagagcaaaaccctgtttcaaaaagaaaaagagagaacaataCACAGCTTTTGGACCCCACTGCCATTCATCGTGCCTGGAACAggacctgagaatctgcattttcaggAAGTTCctacttgctgctgctgctgtttctggtccagggaccacactttgagaacgaCTAGAGTTGAGACCAGGATGTTTGAAATGTTTGAAAGAGTGTTTACCTTCCCAGCTTGGTGTGAGGATTCAGTGGCACGTAACATAAGACAGGcttggccaggtgccgtggctcatacctgtaatcccagcactttgggaggctgaggtgggaggatcacttgagcccaagaatctgagaccaccctgggcaacatagctggaccttatctctacaaaaagaaaaaaaagaaaaaggaaaagaaaaagaaaagaaaacaaagaatgctCCATGAACATCAGCTGTCatttattatgatatatatattttttaccataTTTGGTGGACTCTAAAGTGCTACCAATGGAGAGAAGCATCCTGATTGAAATGTGAGAAGCTCTGCGTCTTAGAACCAGCGGAATAGAGTAATATAATCAAACCCACAGGCCATGCTCCCCTGCCGCTCAGTCAGGCCTGGGGATGCTTCCCCGAGCACCGGGCTCCTGGTGGACAGCCTTAGAAGGGATGAAGCCAGGGCCGCAAGAGGTTGTCCAGGGCCTCTCTGGCCATTTAGTGGGGGAAGGACATGGGGACATGGGGAGTGGCGGATCTGGGAGAACAGTCCCAGGCCCTGTCCTCCCTGTTGGTCACAGCAAACGTGGAGGAAGCAGCATACCCAGCCCCAGTGCCAGGCTGGTGGTAGCCCCCACTGTCTGGCTGCTCGAGGAGCCCGGGGCTCTGTTACACAGGCGGCCGGTGCAGCAGTTGGTGGTGAGGCTGTAGGTGACGCCCCTGTAGCTGACGGGTTCCTCAAGGCCACAGCTAGTGGCTCGCAGGCAGCCTTTGTTGATGACCGGACCAGTGCCCGGGGCGACCCCGTGGCCTGTGAAGCAGTCCTCGTCATCGCCACAGTGCATGTAGGTGCCGGGACACTGCATGGAGTCGGTGAGCTCACAGAAGACGCAGTCCTTGACGCCCGTCGTGCCTGGGGGCAGAGCCATCACCAGAAGCAGCAGCCAGCACAGGACCATGGCGGCCTGGCGGCGTTGACGCTGCCCCAGCCAGGCCGTGGGCTTCCCAGACCTCCCGGAACCGCTGAATGAAGGACCTCTGAGGACTCCTCTTGCCCACGGGACTTTGGCCCTGGTCCTGGCCTCCCAGGGTCAGCGCCTGGAGTGTCCTCTGTTCCCAACGCCCTGCGTCCCTCTAAGTCCTGGGGATGGAGGTGAGCGGGTGGCTGCTGCCCAACAAGAGTCTGTGAATGGAATGAGTGATCTCACAGATCCCTCAGGATTCCCACTGGCCACTCTGGGGATGAGGTCATAGGTGAGAGGAGTGGGTGTCACAATCCAAGGGGTGGTCTGCCCCACCGACCTGCCAGGGTGCAAGAGGGCTCTGCCACCCCTGCCAAGGTGAAGATGCCCTGAACCCAGAGGACGCTGGCCACAAGCTTGTCCACATTCTCTGTGCTGTACACCCGCCAAAGGCTTGACTTCAGCCTCACACCTCCCATAGTGACCCCATATTCCAGATGGATAAACTGAGGCTGGCGAAAGGAAAGTGATGTATCCAGGGTCCCCGAGCCAGGATGAGAGCCAGGTTCATTGAATTCCAAAGAGGCTGGGAAATAAGAGGGTGTATTAActgagcacttgctgtgtgccaggatTCATGCTCAGTGcttgcttgcttttatttttttgagacagagtctcactctgtcacccaggctggagtgcagtggcgtgatctcagctcactgcagcttctgcttcccagcttcaagcgattctcgtaactcagcctcccaagtggctgggactacaggcgcatgcaatcacatctggctaatttttgtatttttagtagagacagggtttcaccatgtaggccaggctggtcgcgaactcttgagctcaagtgatctgcccgcctcgacctcccaaagtgctgggattacagacgtgagccaccacaccacgcCTGGCGCTTGGTGCTTTCAATAACAACTACTGTGATGACAGGAAGTGTTAGGGCACCGGCCCCCACAGCTCACAGGCTCTCAGGGCCAGCTACGTGCAGGGGGCTTGATTCAAATTCAGTCATTTGAATCTTCCTatgatgtatttatttcttaattttattttttattttaaaaaattggccgggcgcagtggctcatgcctataatcccagcactttgggaggccgaggcgggtggatcacctgagctcaggagttcaagaccagcatggccaacgtggtgaaaccccatctctactaaaaatacaaaaattagctgggcatggtggtgtgcacctgtaatcccagctacttgggaggctgaggcagggagaattgcttgaacctgggaggtggaggttgcagtgagccaatattgtgacactgcacttgagcctaggcaatagagcaagactccatatcaaaaaaaaaaaaaaataggatcttgctctgttgcccagactggagtgcagtggcgcgatcttggctcactgcagcctcaacttcccaggctcaagtgattctcttccctgagcctccagagtagctgggactataggcgtgcaccaccatgcccggctaattttgtaaaattttttatagagatggggtcttgctacgttgcccaggctggtctcaaactcctagcctcaagtgatcctcctgcctcggcctcccaaagtgctgggattacaggcatgagccactgcacacggcctTCCTAGGTTTTTGCTCCAGATTGCAGATGAGCACTGCAGGGAGCAGCAACGTGGAGAGCTTGGTGCACAGCCAGGGCTGACTAAATGGCAGTCATTCTAGGAAGCAGCTGGGTCTTAAAACAATCCCTGTTAGTGTCTGGAAGTGAATTCCGTCTCTTTCCAaaggggaaaactgaggcactgaggtgTTCCTAAGTGGGGACCAGGTAGAGCCTGGGTTTAAACTCCAGTCTGATTccagataagttttttttttttttttttttgagtcagagtctcactctgtcgcccaggttggaatgcagtggtgtgatttcagctcactgcaacctccacctcccgggttcaagcaattctcctgcctcagcctcctgagtagctggacttacaggcatgtgccaccatacccagctaatttctgtatttttagtagagatggggtttcaccatgttggtcaggctgatctcaaactcctgacctcatgatctgcccgcctcagcctcccaaagtgctgggattacaggcgtgagccaccgcatctggcttttttttgggggggggggagggggacagggtcttgctttgctgcccaggctggaatgcagtggtattatcacggctcactgcagcctcaatttcccaggctcagccgggcacggtggctcacacctgtaatcccagcactttgggaggccgaggcgggtggatcacctgaggtcaggggttcgagaccagcctggccaatgtggtgaaaccccatctctactaaaaatacaaaaaatta from Gorilla gorilla gorilla isolate KB3781 chromosome 20, NHGRI_mGorGor1-v2.1_pri, whole genome shotgun sequence encodes:
- the SPACA4 gene encoding sperm acrosome membrane-associated protein 4, with translation MVLCWLLLLVMALPPGTTGVKDCVFCELTDSMQCPGTYMHCGDDEDCFTGHGVAPGTGPVINKGCLRATSCGLEEPVSYRGVTYSLTTNCCTGRLCNRAPGSSSSQTVGATTSLALGLGMLLPPRLL